In Zingiber officinale cultivar Zhangliang chromosome 1A, Zo_v1.1, whole genome shotgun sequence, a genomic segment contains:
- the LOC122037997 gene encoding transcription factor BEE 3-like isoform X1: protein MSCSTSMGESLEEFDYLRHSFPFMELEQDFELTSQLSEFDGAVIENQCIGSTDCSNNYYLPHQEFAMPIIKNFSSFLPPVECQQPILKQQPVLGSIGEHIHEERKRKTMAAPYSNSELGSELFSEAGLTEIKTKKMNFQGSGSGKSHKCNSNEKNNQKEVVHVRARRGQASDNHSLAERERRKKINERMRCLQDHVPGCNKMMGTARILDEIISYVQSLQNQVEFLSMELSAASYFHDYRLGAGSPSKVQVGKADGEQEQRLKGVVEGHGDCTSFHP from the exons ATGTCCTGTTCCACTTCCATGGGAGAGTCTCTCGAGGAATTCGACTACCTTAGGCATTCCTTTCCTTTCATGGAATTGGAACAAGATTTTGAGCTGACGAGCCAACTTTCTGAGTTCGATGGCGCTGTAATAGAGAATCAGTGCATAGGGTCGACGGATTGCTCGAATAATTACTACTTGCCCCATCAGGAGTTTGCAATGCCAATTATCAAGAACTTCTCAAGCTTCTTGCCGCCCGTAGAATGTCAACAGCCTATTTTAAAGCAGCAGCCTGTCTTAGGTTCAATTGGAGAGCACATccatgaagaaaggaaaaggaagacAATGGCGGCACCATATAGTAATTCTGAGCTTGGTTCAGAGCTTTTCTCAGAGGCTGGATTGACAGAAATCAAGACTAAGAAGATGAAT TTTCAGGGCTCAGGGAGTGGGAAGAGTCACAAATGCAATTCAAACGAAAAGAACAACCAAAAAGAGGTGGTTCATGTAAGGGCAAGAAGAGGCCAAGCCTCTGACAACCATAGCCTAGCTGAGAGG gagagaagaaagaagataaaTGAAAGAATGAGGTGTTTACAAGATCATGTTCCAGGATGTAACAAG ATGATGGGCACGGCAAGGATTCTGGATGAGATAATCAGTTATGTGCAATCACTGCAGAACCAAGTTGAG TTTCTCTCAATGGAACTCTCGGCCGCTAGCTATTTTCATGACTACAGACTAGGCGCCGGATCTCCTTCAAAGGTACAG GTAGGTAA
- the LOC122037997 gene encoding transcription factor BEE 1-like isoform X3, which produces MSCSTSMGESLEEFDYLRHSFPFMELEQDFELTSQLSEFDGAVIENQCIGSTDCSNNYYLPHQEFAMPIIKNFSSFLPPVECQQPILKQQPVLGSIGEHIHEERKRKTMAAPYSNSELGSELFSEAGLTEIKTKKMNGSGSGKSHKCNSNEKNNQKEVVHVRARRGQASDNHSLAERERRKKINERMRCLQDHVPGCNKMMGTARILDEIISYVQSLQNQVEFLSMELSAASYFHDYRLGAGSPSKVQVGKADGEQEQRLKGVVEGHGDCTSFHP; this is translated from the exons ATGTCCTGTTCCACTTCCATGGGAGAGTCTCTCGAGGAATTCGACTACCTTAGGCATTCCTTTCCTTTCATGGAATTGGAACAAGATTTTGAGCTGACGAGCCAACTTTCTGAGTTCGATGGCGCTGTAATAGAGAATCAGTGCATAGGGTCGACGGATTGCTCGAATAATTACTACTTGCCCCATCAGGAGTTTGCAATGCCAATTATCAAGAACTTCTCAAGCTTCTTGCCGCCCGTAGAATGTCAACAGCCTATTTTAAAGCAGCAGCCTGTCTTAGGTTCAATTGGAGAGCACATccatgaagaaaggaaaaggaagacAATGGCGGCACCATATAGTAATTCTGAGCTTGGTTCAGAGCTTTTCTCAGAGGCTGGATTGACAGAAATCAAGACTAAGAAGATGAAT GGCTCAGGGAGTGGGAAGAGTCACAAATGCAATTCAAACGAAAAGAACAACCAAAAAGAGGTGGTTCATGTAAGGGCAAGAAGAGGCCAAGCCTCTGACAACCATAGCCTAGCTGAGAGG gagagaagaaagaagataaaTGAAAGAATGAGGTGTTTACAAGATCATGTTCCAGGATGTAACAAG ATGATGGGCACGGCAAGGATTCTGGATGAGATAATCAGTTATGTGCAATCACTGCAGAACCAAGTTGAG TTTCTCTCAATGGAACTCTCGGCCGCTAGCTATTTTCATGACTACAGACTAGGCGCCGGATCTCCTTCAAAGGTACAG GTAGGTAA
- the LOC122037997 gene encoding transcription factor BEE 3-like isoform X2 → MSCSTSMGESLEEFDYLRHSFPFMELEQDFELTSQLSEFDGAVIENQCIGSTDCSNNYYLPHQEFAMPIIKNFSSFLPPVECQQPILKQQPVLGSIGEHIHEERKRKTMAAPYSNSELGSELFSEAGLTEIKTKKMNFQGSGSGKSHKCNSNEKNNQKEVVHVRARRGQASDNHSLAERERRKKINERMRCLQDHVPGCNKMMGTARILDEIISYVQSLQNQVEFLSMELSAASYFHDYRLGAGSPSKVGKADGEQEQRLKGVVEGHGDCTSFHP, encoded by the exons ATGTCCTGTTCCACTTCCATGGGAGAGTCTCTCGAGGAATTCGACTACCTTAGGCATTCCTTTCCTTTCATGGAATTGGAACAAGATTTTGAGCTGACGAGCCAACTTTCTGAGTTCGATGGCGCTGTAATAGAGAATCAGTGCATAGGGTCGACGGATTGCTCGAATAATTACTACTTGCCCCATCAGGAGTTTGCAATGCCAATTATCAAGAACTTCTCAAGCTTCTTGCCGCCCGTAGAATGTCAACAGCCTATTTTAAAGCAGCAGCCTGTCTTAGGTTCAATTGGAGAGCACATccatgaagaaaggaaaaggaagacAATGGCGGCACCATATAGTAATTCTGAGCTTGGTTCAGAGCTTTTCTCAGAGGCTGGATTGACAGAAATCAAGACTAAGAAGATGAAT TTTCAGGGCTCAGGGAGTGGGAAGAGTCACAAATGCAATTCAAACGAAAAGAACAACCAAAAAGAGGTGGTTCATGTAAGGGCAAGAAGAGGCCAAGCCTCTGACAACCATAGCCTAGCTGAGAGG gagagaagaaagaagataaaTGAAAGAATGAGGTGTTTACAAGATCATGTTCCAGGATGTAACAAG ATGATGGGCACGGCAAGGATTCTGGATGAGATAATCAGTTATGTGCAATCACTGCAGAACCAAGTTGAG TTTCTCTCAATGGAACTCTCGGCCGCTAGCTATTTTCATGACTACAGACTAGGCGCCGGATCTCCTTCAAAG GTAGGTAA